The following nucleotide sequence is from Mycosarcoma maydis chromosome 21, whole genome shotgun sequence.
CAAAGCGAGAAAAGAAGACAGCAAGCAAGTGGAATCAAGCTCGCGCccgttgctgttgctcacGTCTCAGCGCCAGTCTTCCGCGAGCCAAGTTGACAAAACCcaatcgtgactgtgcgCGCCGACCTAATCTATCAGTATGGCTCAAGACCAGTGTCGGCCTGTTATCTGTCACACGTGACCGACTTAATGGTAAATGCAAACGTATCTTTTCCTGGCCCGCGGGCCTACTCTCGCTTAGAGCGCCACTGTGCGCGCGCGCTTCCAtttgcgattcgtgcttcacgatAAGGTACTggaataatcacgaatgattTCAATCCAACCACAAACgcgtgactgtgactttgACTGTGACTTTTGACTGGATACCATCACACCAGTATGGTCGAATCGAATTccgaattcacgattttaCACACCGCCGGCGGCGGAAAGCTTCCCGCTGGCCGCTGTCAGCTTGTGCCGCCACGCACTTGGACTGCGATCGAGGTTAGTAGATGTAATTGGACCAACCAGCTCTTGGCCCTTATTGCCCCGCTTCGCTTCGGATTGCAGATAGACGTGGGCCATCGCATCAGATGCGCTACAAAGCGCGACTTGTGGTTGATTCAGAGCTGCGTTGCGAGTCTGTCGGCCTCAGCACTGACTTGGTTTGCAATCCAGCAACTCGTTCGACCAAGTGAGTTTCTGCGGCTTCCCAGCGGCGAGACAGTCGCTGCAAGAAGATTCTGAACGACCACCttgactcgatcgagaaTGGCGATATGCTCGCGTCGCGTGACAGGTGCCGTGCGTGTCAACAGTGAGATGCTCTAGTGTTGCTCCGGCCACGAGGCTCAATTGACTTAGGAACAAAAACGTTCCTGATTGGCTCAGATTCTGGCATCCGCTAAGTGAGCTGCAAGCGAATGCGATCAGATACAAGGCTCGCGACGTGGCCTGACTGTTGCTACTTCGCTATTGGCTCGGTCGCACTGCATTGTCTTTCGAAACGTCCAGACCCACTCGCATTTCGCTCTTTGGTGGCTTACCCCTCCGCCCACGAGAGGCGACCCACCCAGTTTCACTTGGTATCGCACCTTCTTGATAAGGCCAGCCGCGTGACCCCACGctctgctgtgcttgctgaaTGCGCAGACTTGCTATCGTCAGCCAAAGTAATCACAACTGCTTTTCATTCGCTGCCCGTTCCCTGTTCCCTGTTCCGTGTTCCTCGGTCCCCCGTCCCCGCGACAGGCCTCCTGCCTGAGCAATTTGGTATGTCCCGTATCTCTACCTTCTCCTCTCGTCAAGTGCCACTTTATCCTGGAAGCTGTGCGCATTTCTGACACCAAGCTGTTCCGAGCACGTTCGAGCCCACTTATCGTGAACGTATAAAGATGGGTTTATCTCGAGCCATTGCCTCGGTTGTCTCCCCCCCCCATCTCCCTCATCCACAATGTCGTACTCTCCCAACGAAAAAGAGAAGACGGACTCGCTCAAGGGCGAGGTGGTCGCCACGCTCGAGGATGGTGTCGGTaccaacaccaccaacgcGTTCGATCAGCGCAAGGGCGAGGAGCTCAAGCACGCTCTGCTTCCGCGTCACATGGCCATGATTTCGATCGGTGGTGTGATCGGTACAGGTTTGTTCCTTGGTACCGCTTCTTCGCTTCACAATGCTGGCCCGCTGGGTCTGTGGCTTGGGTATCTGATCATGGGTTCCGTCTGTTACGCCATGATGATGTGTCTGGGTGAGATGATCTCGTACCTCCCTGTTCCCGGTGGTCACATCAAGCTTTCCGAGCGATTCGTCGGCAGGCCGCTCTCGTTCGCTATGGGATGGAACTACTGGTACAACTGGGTAATTGTGCTCCCTGCAGAGCTTTCTGCCGCCGCAGTTCTCATGTCGTACTGGTCCGACGCGAGTCCTGCCATCTGGATCTCGGTGTTCCTCGTAGTAGTCGTCGCCATCAACCTGCTCGGTACTCGTGCCTATGGTGAGGCCGAGTTCTGGTTCGCCTCGATCAagatcatcaccatcatcggcCTCATTATTCTCtccatctgcatcgaccTCGGTGCCGGCAAGCAGGGCCGCATCGGCTTCCGCTACTGGAAGAACCCCGGTCCCTTCACCCAGTATCACGGCATCAAGGGTTCTCTCGGCCAGTTCCTTGGCTGCTTCTCTGTGCTCATCAATGCTTCGTTTTCCTACATTGGTAAGCATCTCTCCAGTCTACTAGCGTCTTTGCACATCTTTCCCTGGTCCTGAGCGTGCTCAGCTCCGCTCGTGATCCTCGTTGGTCCATCACGATGTCGACTTGGCGTGCAATCGCGCGCACCATTTTTTAGCCGACGGTGCAGATATCTGATGGTTGCGTGTATTTCACTAACACTCTTGACTCGCTTGGGCTCATACTCGCTCGCTTATGCTCGTGCGTTTCTACAGGTACCGAGATTGTTGCTATCGCGTCTGCGGAAGCCAAGAACCCGCGCAAGTCGGTGCCGAGCGCGATCCGCAAAGTGTGGATTCGAATCTGCGTCTTCTACTTCCTGGGCACGTTTATGATCGGACTGATCTGCGCATCAAATACCCCGGAACTCACGGCGGGTAAGAAGACTGCGGCTCGTTCGCCGTTTGTGATTGGTATCCAGCAGGCGGGCTGGCGAGTGATTCCAAGTATTATCAATGGTGCACTTGTTACTTCGGCGGTTTCAGCGGCGTCCAGTGACTTGTTCACGTCGTCGCGCGCTTTGTACAGCTTGGCCATCAGCGGATCGGCTCCGCGCGTGTTTGCTCGAACCACTCGAGGAGGTCTGCCGTATGTCTCGGTAGCCGTCTCGGTGGTGTTCTCATTCCTCTCGTACATGTCGGTGAGAGATGGCGCAAGCACAGTGTTTGGATACTTTGCCAATATGACCTCGATCGCGGGTATGGTGACGTGGTTCTGCATCGGTATCATGTACCTGCGCTTCCACAAGGCGATGAAGGTACAGGGCATGTCGCGCGATGTACTTCCTTACCAGTCATGGCTCCAGCCGTTCTGTGGCTACTGGACCGTATCGAGCACGTTCGTCGTCATGCTCTTCAGCGGCTGGTCGATCTTCCTGAACGGAAACTGGTCGACGTCGGACTTTATTACCAACTACATCCCGATCCCCTTCTTCATCATCCTGTACCTTGGCAACTGGTTCTACAACCGCAACAACCGCGCTCACATCCCGGCGAACGAGGTCGATCTCATCACGGGCTTGCGCGAAATCCTCGACGCTGAACAGCCAGACGAGAAACCCACGACCATCGGCGGCAAAATTTGGGCCTTCATTTCCTAGTCACCGTCGCACTTGTTCCGCTCGATACGTGGTCTTGTCTCTGCATGTATTCTTTTCTCACGCGCTTGTCATGGGTTGCTTGCACCACTTGTGaacaatcatgaatccaCGATTTTCGCTTATGCAATGCACGGTATCCTGACGTATCCACCTCTCCTCTGGCATTGTGTGCCGCTTGATTACAGCTTTGTTGACAGCGCTTATCaacagtgacgagtgtgagGAGCCTTTTGAGACATCCCAGCGCGTGCGCATGCGCGTCAAAGTACCAACAGCTTTGCAGCCAATCTCGGACGCACTCAGCGCATTGCGGATTCATCTGGCCATTAGCGCGCTGGGATGGCTTGCTCAACTCGCCAAGTGAGCCTGTTTGGCACATTCACAGTCTAGGGTAGCATGTTGCGCGTGGCGTGCGCATGTCCTGGCagtttgctgctgtcgcctGGGTCACTTGCGCAGTCGGCTCTTGCGTTGCTATGGCTTGAGCACATATGCGTGCGACCATCGGCCAAGTCCACTcaccacgaatcacgagtcacgagtctggAAGGCCACACAGTCACATGTTCCTAGCAGGTTCGACGGCCAAGCGCCGGCCGTAGAGGTTGCAAACTTGTCGACACATCAGccacactcacgaatcaccCCCAGAACACAGAAGGCCTTGCTTGAAGCACCGTGTGTCTACAAGTCACGACTTCACCACCCATCGCCATCAGCCATGACAGCTGCTGACACTTTCCCAAATCCTCCCATCGCGCACCTCGACTAGATAGCCACGATCATCCAAGCGCGTCGCACCGCGTTGTTGGGCTCTTGGCCAACTTGTTCCACCACGCGCCTTTGCCAATTCACCGTCAGTGTTGCTGTTCCTGTCTCGCCATCATGCGCGCTTCTGGTCCAGGCTAACACAAGCCTTTCTTGTCCACGTCGCGCTTTCTGGGCACGCGCCACCGCACTCGTGACGGCAACGCCGCTTGCGTCTCTGCAAGCATCAAGTGGATCGCGCTAGCAGCCTGGCAAGGTGCAAACATGTCGACATTCTGGAGGCGGTGTATCCACCTGCACATGGGTGCATCGGCTAAGTGTTTGAAGCGTTGGCGTCAGCTCGTGCGGTGTTAATGAGTCTAATCCAAGCGTGGGCATTCGCGGGAGTTGGAGCTCGCAACTTGAGCGTGTGGGTCTGCATGCGGTTCAACTGATGGACAATGGTGAAGGTATCTGCATACTTGGCAC
It contains:
- a CDS encoding putative general amino acid permease translates to MSYSPNEKEKTDSLKGEVVATLEDGVGTNTTNAFDQRKGEELKHALLPRHMAMISIGGVIGTGLFLGTASSLHNAGPLGLWLGYLIMGSVCYAMMMCLGEMISYLPVPGGHIKLSERFVGRPLSFAMGWNYWYNWVIVLPAELSAAAVLMSYWSDASPAIWISVFLVVVVAINLLGTRAYGEAEFWFASIKIITIIGLIILSICIDLGAGKQGRIGFRYWKNPGPFTQYHGIKGSLGQFLGCFSVLINASFSYIGTEIVAIASAEAKNPRKSVPSAIRKVWIRICVFYFLGTFMIGLICASNTPELTAGKKTAARSPFVIGIQQAGWRVIPSIINGALVTSAVSAASSDLFTSSRALYSLAISGSAPRVFARTTRGGLPYVSVAVSVVFSFLSYMSVRDGASTVFGYFANMTSIAGMVTWFCIGIMYLRFHKAMKVQGMSRDVLPYQSWLQPFCGYWTVSSTFVVMLFSGWSIFLNGNWSTSDFITNYIPIPFFIILYLGNWFYNRNNRAHIPANEVDLITGLREILDAEQPDEKPTTIGGKIWAFIS